The DNA region CGCCTCGCGGAGCTTTGCGAAGAGGTCCGCTCGGGTCACGTGGGCTTGCTGCATATTGGCGTCGATGATCTTTCCGTGACGCATGAGCAGCAGGGGCTGATTGTCGATCACGTCGCTCGCCCAGGGCGCGTTCTTGCGCACGACCGCGATCATGAGCTGGCCGCTGAACAGGGTGGCGATCGCGACCAGCCCCGGGATCAATTGCTTGTCGGGAGAAACAGCGGTCGAAGCGAACAGCGACCCTACCGCCACGGTCATCGCGAAGTCGGACGCGGACATCTTGGAGAAGCTGCGCAGCCCCGCCAGCCGGGTGCACAGCAGGACGACCGCGTAGACGAGCGCGCTCGACCCCACTACGGCTGCGATATATCCGGCCGACAGCGTCATCTCCGCTCCTAGGCTTGTTGGTCGCCTGGTTGGGGGCCGCTCCGGCTAGGGACCCCGTGGCCGATTCCCTAGGCGCCCTCCCGCCGCCGCCGGCGGGAGGGGTCGCTCGGGGACGGGCCCGACTCTACACGGACCGCTCCTTAGGATTAGGCGACTCCGGCGGCCTGGCCGGACGCGGCTTGCTTGTTGATCTTGGTTGAGAGCTTGGTGAGTTTCTCGTCCGCCTTCTCTTCCTCGGCCATGTTCTGCTTGAGCTGCTTCAGGGCGGCGGCGTAGCCCAGCACCTCGGCCCACGTGCAGAGGGCGCCGTAGGTCGCGATCTCGTAGTGCTCAACCTTCTGTGCGGCCGCGATCAGCAGCGCGTCCTTCACCGCGGGCTCGGCCTCTTCTTCCAGCAGGTGCGACGCCTCGGTGATCAAGCCTTTCATCGCTTCGCAGGTCTTGGCCTTGGCGGTCTTGCCGGTGTCTTCGAACGCTTTTTCTACCCGCTCAACGTGCTTCTCGGTCTCGGCCAAGTGGCTCTCGAACGCCTTCTTCAAGTCGGCGCTCGCCGCGTTCCTGGCCATCTTGGGCAGCGCCTTGGTGAGCTGACGCTCCGCGCTGAGGATGTCGCGTAGTTCGTCGTAGAACGCGTCGGCAAGGGTGTGCATAGCCATGGTTATTCTCCTGCTGTTGGGTGGTGAGCTGACAACGCTCGCGATCGCCAGCCGCCGGCGATCGTGCCGGCGCGAGTCGACCGCGCCCCACCACTCAGGCAAATGGTGTGCCGCTTGTCCAGCCCTCGCCGAGCAAGGCTGCCAGCGCAACGCGCTCGGCTAGCGGCGCGCCCTCTTGCTGTGGACCGAGAGAAGCGCGCACCCCTGCCCCGCGGAGCCAAGCCGCTCCGCCGTGGCCTTCTGCAACAGGGGTCGCATGCGAGCGCCCAACAACCAAGCGCCGGCGATCATCCCAGCGTGTTGATCGTTGGCGGTACGCCGTGCTCGGCTGCCCGGGCGGGGCGGAAGGGCTGGTGTTGATCCGTCTGGGCGCGGCCCCCGGCATAACGCAGAACCAATCCGGTTGCCTAAAGATCAGGTAGAGCACCAGTGTGGCGATCAGTGAGATCGCGATCGACCCAAGACACCCCGTACGATTCGAGAAGAAGAACATTCTGGCGACCCCGGGGCTCATAAATGGCGCAGCGCCCCCGACGCCCGTGAGACACGAGGGTGGCAGATGCGATACAGACGTTGTTGCAAATACCGAACCAACATCGGGGGCTAGCAGAGCGATGATGCCGATGGGACACGTACTCGCCCGGGAGGCCGCCACGCTTGCGCAGAGCATGGCGCCCGGCCCGACCACCCGAGTACGATAGGCGGCGTCGTCTAATCTCATCCAGGCGATCCGGACCGGTCTGGACCGCGGCGCCGGGCGCCCAAGCCAAGCCCCTCATCATGAACCCATCCCCGCACCGCCCTCTCATCCTCGCCTGGCTGCTGCTGATCGCGCCGCCGCTGGCCGCACACGCCGCCGGGCCGGACCGCGCCGACGTGATCGTTGCACGCGACGGCAGCGGCGACTTTGATTCGATCCAAGCGGCCGTGATGGCGGCGCCGCACCGCGCCGCTGGGCCCCCTTGGGTGATCCGCGTGAAGCCGGGCGTCTACGACGAGCGGGTTTACGTGCAGCGCGAGCGGGGCTACCTGCGGCTGGTGGGCGACGACCCCGCGACCACCACGCTCACCGGCCGCCTGCACGCCAACATGCCGGGCGCCGATGGCGAGCCCATCGGCACGTTCCGCACCGCTATGATGCAGATCGATGGCGACGGTTTTGAGGTAGAGAACCTCACCATCGAGAACGCGGCCGGTCCCGTGGGCCAGGCGCTCGCGCTGCGGTGCGACGGCGACAAGCTGGTCTTCCGCAACTGCCGGCTGCTGGGCTGGCAAGACACCGTCCTGCTGAACCGCGGCCGGCAGTACTTCGACCGCTGCCGGATCGAGGGGCACGTCGACTTCATCTTCGGGGGCGCCACGGCGTGGTTTGAGGAGTGCGACATCCACTGCCTCGGCAGCGGCTTCATCACCGCGGCCTCGACCCCGCCCGAACAGCCGTACGGGTTCCTCTTCCACCGCTGCCGCGTGACGGCCGAGCCCGACGCGAAGACCTACCTGGGCCGCCCCTGGCGTCCGTACGCCATGACCAGCTTCATCGATTGCGAGCTCTCGGGCGCGGTCCGCCCCGAGGGGTGGCAGGTGTGGAGCGTGACCGACCCGTCCACCATCCGCTACAGCGAACGGGGCAACCACGGCCCCGGCGCGCAGGGGGCGGAGCGTGTCGACTGGGCCCGCGGCCCGGCGCCCGAGGTCGGCCTCGAGGAGGTCTTCCAGCGGCCCGAGCCCTGGCGCCCGTAATCCTCAGGGCGTCCCCGGACACGGCGTCGGGGGCGCCGGTGTTGCTTGTTCCAGGTAGCGACTCGTGGTTAAGCTTGCGGCATGCCGATGGACTCGACCGCTACGCTCGCCGATGGGGCGCCCCCGGACGAACCACCCTCGGAAACAGCCCACCCGCGACCCTTCAAGCTCCTGCTGCTGATCTCGCTGGTTGCGCTCGCCGCGGCCGCGGCGGCGACTTATACGGTCGAGAGCATCCTCTTCAGCGGGCCGCTGCTGGCGGGGCTCGGGCTCTTTTCACTGCTCTGCAGGCGCCGCCAGAGCAACCTGTGGGTCGTGCTGCTGAGCGCCGCAACGCCGGCGGTGACGGTGGCGATCGCTGCGTCGATCGCCGTGTTCCGCATCGGCTCGCACGAGGCGAACCCGGGGGTGTGCAGCTTTCTTTGGCTCTACGCGTTGCTGCACGGGGTGGTGGTGCTGGGGGTGCTGCCCAGAGTCGCCTGCACGCAGCAGGGTGGGGCGCCGCTGCCCGCTTGGCCGCGGTTCTCGATGCGGGCGCTGCTCATGATCACGACCGCGGTTTGCTTGACGCTGGCGGCGGCCCGCCACCTGCGGATCTCGGACGAGTACTCGGCATTCGCGGGCTACGCACTTGTCATCGCAATCGCGACCGCGTTCGCGCTGACGCGGTCGCTCCGGCGTCTGAACGGCGCGACCCGGCAGGGGAGTGAAGAGGGGTGTTGAACCGGAATGCCCCGCGCGGCATCCGCCCCGTTCTCATCGAGCGCTCCAGGGCCTTCCGCGTACGACGCGCCCGACCACCCTCTATTGCGGATCGAACGGGAAAATCCGTCCCCAATCGTCCTTCATCCCAACCACCACCCAGCCGCTCTTTTCGGCCTGGTCCATCAGCGACTGGGGGAACGTGCCGATCTTAGAGTCGGGCAGGCCGCCGGCGGGGCCGTAGGCGTACTCGCGCTGGGCGTCGTTGTGGTAGACCAGCAGGCCTAGGCGGGCGCCGCCGCCGCCGGTTGTGTACTGCAGCATCTCGAGGTCGCCGGCCGAGTTGCCGAAGGCCAGGATGGGGCGTTGGCCGATGTGCTGGCCGATGCCGACCGGCTTGCCCGCTTTGTCGTCGATGAAGTTGACCTTCGGCAGCCGCATCAGCACGGGCTTGCCGTCCTTGATCTGGAACTCGGTGACGATGCTCGAGCCCACCACCTGGGGCGGGGCGATGCCGTACACGCGTTGGGTCCAGGGCCGCATGAACTCGATGCCGCCCCCCGAAACGATGAACGTCTTGAAGCCGCTGGCGCGGAGGTAATCCAGCAGCTCGAGCTGCGGCTGGTACACGCACTGCGTGTAGAGCTGCTTAAAGCGGGGGTGCTTGGCGGCAGCGATCCAGTCGCCGGCGATCTCCTCGAACTGGTCGCTGGTCATCCCGGCGTGGGTGGCCGCGATGAGCTCCGCGAGCCCGTGCTTGCCGTCCGCCACCAGGGCCTTCATGTCGTCCTCGAGAACCGCCTGGAAGGGCTGCGTGTTGCGCCACTCGGGGTGCTGGGGCGCAAGGGTCTTCACGCGGGCGAGCGCAAAGGCGAGCTGCACGTACATCGGCTGCTCGCACCACAGCGTGCCGTCGTTGTCGAACGTAGCGATCCGTGCTTCGGGGGGGACGAAGTCCGCAGAGCCCTCGTTGGTCACCTTGGCGACGAAGCTCAGGATGCGCTGCTTGGCGGGGGTGTCATTCCACGAGGGGAGGGGGTCGACGGCGCCGGCGGGGCAGGCCGCCAGGGCGGCGAGGCAGACGATCAGGGCGCCCAGCGGGCGTTGGGCGCGGGTGGGGATCATGGTAGCTGCTTCAAATGGGGTTGGATTGAGAGTCGCGAAAAAAAGAGATGCGGGCCCCCGGGGCAGGGGGGCCCGCATCGGCGCTGCGAACGCGGCGGTCGGCTAGTTGCCCGTAGGCAGCGGGATGCCGATCCCCTCCTGCTCGAGGGCTTCCCGCACGTACATGAAGCGTTGGTAGTTCGAGATGGTAATCGGTCCCGTGTACGTCTCGCTCTGCAGTTTGCGCGGCGGGTACTTCACGTAGGTCTTCATCAGGTCCTTAATCGAGGCGCTGATCGTGACCATGATCCAGGTGCGTTCGGTGAAGTTGTTCATGAAGATGTCGTAGCGTTCCTGCGGGTCGGCCCACAGGTCGAACACCTGCGGCACGGTGGCGACGTACTTTTCGGCGCCTTTCCAACCCAGGTTGCTATCGACCGCCAGGCCGCCGGTCGGCTGACCGTCGTCGCCGCGGAGGTTGAACAGCGCCTTGTAGTTGCCGACGCGGGCGGCGCCGGGGGTGAGCTCGTTCTCGGTAAAGTAGAACCACTCGTTCCGCTCGCACTTGCCCTTGCCGGTCAGCAGCGGGGTCATGTCGTAGCTGTCGAAGTAGATCGGCTCACCCTCGCGGTCCTTGGTCGGCAGCGCCAGCCCCGCCACCGAGGCGAACGTGGCCATCAGGTCGAGCCCGCCGACGATGTCGTGGTTGCGCACTCCGGGCTTGATCTTGCCGGGCCACACCGCGATGGCGGGCACGCGGTTGCCACCCTCGCGCACGGTCCCCTTGGTGCCGCGGAAGGGGGTGTAGCCCGCGTCGGGGTACACGTCCTGCCAGGCGCCGTTGTCGGTGGTGTAGAAGACCAGCGTGTCCTGGTCCAGGTCCAGCTCACGCAGCTTGTCCATGATCCGCCCGATGCGGGTGTCGAGCTCCACCACCGAGTCGGCGAACTTCGACTTGGACATCGACTTGTGCTCGAACTCCGGCGCCGGCATGTTCGGCTGGTGGACCTTCATGAAGTTGACGTTGATGAAGAACGGCTTGTCCTTGTTCTTGGCCGCGTCGTCGAGGAACTCCAGCGTCGCCTTCTCAACGTACCCGTCGAAGTAGGGGATGCCGACGACGCCGTCGGGGTAGTTCACGCCGTGCAGGGTGACGTCCTCATCGGGCTTGTTGACGTACTGGCCGTTGATCTTGAAGTCTTCCTTGGCCTTCTCCCCGGCCTTACCGGAGAGGGCGCCCACGGTCACCTTCTCGAACATGGCCCGCAGCTTGGGGTCCATGTCCGGGAACCAGGTGGGGTCCGCGTAGGTGTAGGCGTTCAGGTGGTAGAGGCCGCAGTACCGCATCTCGTCGTAGCCCTGCGCGTTGGGCAGCGCGTAGTCCGCCTCGCCCAGGTGCCACTTGCCGGTGAAGTAGGTCTTGTAGCCGGCCTTCTTCAGCACCGAAGCAAGGGTCCACTCCGCCTTGGGCAGCCCGCCGCCCTGGCCCTGGAACGCGACGGTGGTCATGCCGCTGCGGTTGGGGATGCGCCCGGTCTGCATCGCGGCGCGTCCCGGGGTGCAGCTAGGCTGGGCGTAGAAGGAGAAGAAGGTCATCCCTTCTTCGGCCAAGCGGTCGATGCTGGGGGTCGGCATGCCGCGTCCCACGCCGCCGCCGTAGGGGCCGAGGTCGCCGTAGCCGGTGTCGTCCGACACGATGAAGAGGATGTTGGGGGTCTTCTGCTGCGCGTCGGCCGAACCGACGGCCAAGACGATCGCGGCGACCGCGAGCGGCAGGCATCTGCAGCAGAAAGCGGCGAGTTGTTGGACGCCCATCAAGGTTGCCTCCGGAGAAAACGTGCGAAAACTGAACTGAACACGGGCCAAAGCGTTGGGCGTCGGTCGAGTCTCGACGCCGCCGCCGGCAATCCTACCAGAGGATGCGACCACTGCAACAATGCGACAAGCGGACGGTGAGACGCGGGCCTCGGGAGTGATTGTGGCGACCCGAACGGCCCGCGGCCGCCGCGGGGGCGACGGGGAAAAAAGGAGCAGATCCATTGAGGATTGCCTTGCCCGGTGTTACTATCCCGTAAGGGCCCGTGCTGGCCCGGCTAGTCTTCTTCTATCTCTTTCTTGTTCTATTCTCGCGAACACGGCGGCAATGATAGCCGCTCGTGGAAGGTGCATTGATGAAAGCAGGCGCCCGGTCGTTGCAAAACCATCTCCACCTCGAGCGGCTTGAGCCCCGCGCTATGCTCGCCGGCGACGGCCTGCTGGGCGAGTACTTCGACGACGGCGCCAACAACGCCCATCTGGTGAACCCGGCCGGCACGCACGTCGACCCAGTCATCGACTTCGGCGACGCTTCGGGGGGCGCCTTCAGCGTTAGCGCCGGCGGACGCGTCGAGGCCGACTCCAACTTCTCTATCCGCTGGACCGGCTGGGTGCTGGTCGATCAGGCGGGGTCGTGGCAATTCAAGACGCTCAGCAACGACGGCGTCCGGCTGTGGGTCGACAACGTCGGCCAGGCCGACACGCCGATCATCGACCGATGGAACAACCACGCCGTGGCGACCGACACGGCCAACATCACGCTCACGGCCGGTTGGCACCCGCTGCGTCTGGAGTACTACCAGCAGAACGCCTCGACCGCGATCGAGCTGCGGTACTCGGGCCCCGGACGTTCCGAGGTGATCATCCCGCAAGACCACCTCAGCAGCACCGAGCCCAACGCCAACCCGGCGCCCGTGGTCGACGCCGGCCCCAACCGCAACCTGGTGCTGCCCGAGAACCTGGCGGAGCTCGACGGCTCGGCCAGCGATGACGGGCAGATCGTCGCGCTGCTGTGGACGCAGCTCAGCGGCCCCAACACCGCCACCATTAGTGACGGCGATACCGAGGACGCCGCGGTCAGCGACCTCGTCGAGGGGACGTACGTCTTCCAGCTCAAGGCGACCGACGACCTCGGTCAGATGTCGACCGACACGGTCAGCGTGACCGTGGTCGACCCGAACCTAGCGCCCGTGGTCGACGCCGGCCCCAACCGCACGGTGCTGCTGCCGGACAGCGGGGCGATGCTCGACGGCACGGCCAGCGACGACGGCTCCATTGCCTCGTACGCCTGGACGCAAATCAGCGGCCCCAACACCGCGGCGATCTCCGGCGCCGACGCCGAGGACGCCACCCTCAGCGGCCTGGTGCAGGGGACGTACGTCTTCCAGCTCAAGGCGACCGACAACCTTGGGAAGATGGCCTCCGACACGGTCAGCGTGCACGTGGTCGACCCCAACAACACGGGCGTTATCACCGGCGACTTGATGACGTGGCACAACGTGACGATCACGTTCGACGGCCCAGAAACCAGCGAGACGGCCGCCAACAACCCGTTCCTCAATTACCGGCTGGACGTCACGTTCACCCACACGGCAAGCGGCAAGCAGCTCGTGGTCCCCGGCTACTACGCCGCGGACGGCAACGCCGCCAACAGCCACGCCACTAGCGGCAACAAGTGGCGGGTGCACTTCGCGCCCAGCGAGGTGGGCGAGTGGACCTACACCGCGTCGTTCCGCTCGGGCGCCAACGTAGCGGTGAACGACAACCCGCTGGCGGGCGCCAGCGCCGGCTTCTTCGACGGCTTCGGCGGCACGCTGAACATTTCGCAGACCGACAAGACGGGGCTCGACAACCGCGGCCGGGGTACCCTGGAGTACGTCGGCGAGCGTTACCTGAAGTTCGCCGGCACCGGCGAGTACTTCCTCAAGCAGGGCGCCGACGCGCCGGAGAACCTGCTGGCCTACGCCGACTTCGACGGCGGCTTTGCTTCCGACGGGCAACGCGACGACCTGGTGAAGGACTGGGCGCCCCACGTAGCCGACTGGCAGCCGGGCGACCCGGCCTGGGACAGCGAGCACGACGCAGACAGCGTGGCGGACGACGGCAAGGGGCTGATCGGCGCGATCAACTACCTCGCCAGCGAGGGGCAGAACGCGTTCAGCTTCCTGACGATGAACATCGGCGGCGACGACAAGAATGTGTTCCCCTACCTCCAGTACGACAACTCCGCCGGGGGCGCCAATCGGTTGCAGTTGGACGTCTCTAAGCTCGACCAGTGGGAGATCGTCTTCACGCACGGCGACACGAAGGGGATGTTCCTGCACTTCAAGACGCTAGAGACCGAGAACGAGCTGCTGCTGGACGGCGGCAACCTGGGCGTCCAGCGCAAGCTCTACTACCGCGAGCTGATCGCCCGCTTCTCCCACCACCTGGCGCTCAACTGGAACCTGGGCGAAGAGATCAACAACGCCTCGACCGCGCAGAAGCAGTCGTGGGCCAATTACTTCTACGAGAACGACCCGTACCATCACCTGGTCGTCATCCACAACGGCTCAAACCACTACGACCTGCTGGGCCCCTACGACGCGATGGCCGGAACCGGCTCGCAGGTCACCGGCTTCTCGCTGCAGACCAGCTCGGCAGACTTCTCCGATACCTTCACCAAGGTCACCAACTACCTGACCCGCTCGGCAGACGCCGGCAAGCAGTGGCCGGTGGCCCTGGACGAGCCCGGCGACGCCCAGCACGCGCTGCGGCCGGACAACGACGCGGGCACCTCGCAAGTCGACGGCCGCAAGAACGCCCTGTGGGGCACCCTTATGGCCGGGGGCTGGGGCAACGAGTGGTACTTCGGCTACGCCCACAACAATTCCGACCTCACGCTCAACGACTTCCGCAGCCGCGACCAGTGGTGGGACGTCACCCGCTACGCGCTGGAGTTCTTCAACAACAACGACATCCCCTTCTGGGAGATGAACAACGACAATGCCCTGAGCTCGAATACCGACGACTACGCGTTCGTCAAACCGGGCGACACGTACGTCGTCTACCTAAAGAACGGCGGCACGACCAACCTGAACCTCAGCGGCCAGACCGGCGTGTTCCAGGTGCAGTGGTACGACCCGCGTAGCGGCGGTGCGTTGCAGAACGGCTCGGTGCAAATGGTCACCGGCGGCGGTCAGCGCGCCCTGGGCACAGCGCCCAACTCCGCGGGTGAGGACTGGGCGATCTTGGTCAGCCGCCCCGACCTGCCGGGGGACTACGACCACTCGGGCACGGTGGACGCGCAGGACTACACCGTGTGGCGGACCGACTTCGGCCGCAGCGACAAGCTAGACGCCGACGGCAACCAGGACGGCGTGGTGGACGCGGCCGACTACAGCGTGTGGCGCGACAACCTAGGGCAGACCGTGCTAGCGCTGGCGGCCTCGGCCGCCGAAGCCCCGGCGCCGGCCCTTTCCATTGTCAGCGAGCCGGTCAGCGAGCCCGACCCGCTGGCGGGTTTCGTAGCCTCCCCCCTAGGCGAGCCGTCGGCGTCAGCCGCCGGAGCGATCGCCTCAACCTCCCCCGCCGCGCAAGACGCCGCGCTAGCCCGCCCCGTCTACGAGACAGACGGAAAGCGGGTCGATATCCCCGCGCCGGCCGCCGCAGCGAGCCAGCCCACGGCGGACCGGCCCGACGACGACCCGCTCTGGCTGGCCGGCGTCGACGGTGCGCTGGAGCTGTTCGGGTCACGATTCGGTTTCGACTTGTAACGCACGGGGTCGAACCGGCCCCCCCGCTAGCGCGCAAAGATTTCAGCCCCGATCCGTTGAAATTTACCTTGTCCGATGTTAGTATTGCGAAGAGACCCCTAAGTGGACTGGCGGGGACTTCTTGTCGAGTTTGGATGTCAGTTTTCTTGTCTGGCGAAAGCGGCCTGCTCCGGCCGGCTCGCGTAGGGGTCTTGAATGAAAGTAGGCGCCCGTCCGTCGCGGACCATCC from Pirellulimonas nuda includes:
- a CDS encoding DUF421 domain-containing protein; the protein is MTLSAGYIAAVVGSSALVYAVVLLCTRLAGLRSFSKMSASDFAMTVAVGSLFASTAVSPDKQLIPGLVAIATLFSGQLMIAVVRKNAPWASDVIDNQPLLLMRHGKIIDANMQQAHVTRADLFAKLREANACKVDDVLAVVFETTGDISVLHSDTGDLDPEILEGVLHGAHETGA
- a CDS encoding YciE/YciF ferroxidase family protein, encoding MAMHTLADAFYDELRDILSAERQLTKALPKMARNAASADLKKAFESHLAETEKHVERVEKAFEDTGKTAKAKTCEAMKGLITEASHLLEEEAEPAVKDALLIAAAQKVEHYEIATYGALCTWAEVLGYAAALKQLKQNMAEEEKADEKLTKLSTKINKQAASGQAAGVA
- a CDS encoding pectinesterase family protein; amino-acid sequence: MNPSPHRPLILAWLLLIAPPLAAHAAGPDRADVIVARDGSGDFDSIQAAVMAAPHRAAGPPWVIRVKPGVYDERVYVQRERGYLRLVGDDPATTTLTGRLHANMPGADGEPIGTFRTAMMQIDGDGFEVENLTIENAAGPVGQALALRCDGDKLVFRNCRLLGWQDTVLLNRGRQYFDRCRIEGHVDFIFGGATAWFEECDIHCLGSGFITAASTPPEQPYGFLFHRCRVTAEPDAKTYLGRPWRPYAMTSFIDCELSGAVRPEGWQVWSVTDPSTIRYSERGNHGPGAQGAERVDWARGPAPEVGLEEVFQRPEPWRP
- a CDS encoding HAD family hydrolase, with protein sequence MIPTRAQRPLGALIVCLAALAACPAGAVDPLPSWNDTPAKQRILSFVAKVTNEGSADFVPPEARIATFDNDGTLWCEQPMYVQLAFALARVKTLAPQHPEWRNTQPFQAVLEDDMKALVADGKHGLAELIAATHAGMTSDQFEEIAGDWIAAAKHPRFKQLYTQCVYQPQLELLDYLRASGFKTFIVSGGGIEFMRPWTQRVYGIAPPQVVGSSIVTEFQIKDGKPVLMRLPKVNFIDDKAGKPVGIGQHIGQRPILAFGNSAGDLEMLQYTTGGGGARLGLLVYHNDAQREYAYGPAGGLPDSKIGTFPQSLMDQAEKSGWVVVGMKDDWGRIFPFDPQ
- a CDS encoding arylsulfatase, whose amino-acid sequence is MGVQQLAAFCCRCLPLAVAAIVLAVGSADAQQKTPNILFIVSDDTGYGDLGPYGGGVGRGMPTPSIDRLAEEGMTFFSFYAQPSCTPGRAAMQTGRIPNRSGMTTVAFQGQGGGLPKAEWTLASVLKKAGYKTYFTGKWHLGEADYALPNAQGYDEMRYCGLYHLNAYTYADPTWFPDMDPKLRAMFEKVTVGALSGKAGEKAKEDFKINGQYVNKPDEDVTLHGVNYPDGVVGIPYFDGYVEKATLEFLDDAAKNKDKPFFINVNFMKVHQPNMPAPEFEHKSMSKSKFADSVVELDTRIGRIMDKLRELDLDQDTLVFYTTDNGAWQDVYPDAGYTPFRGTKGTVREGGNRVPAIAVWPGKIKPGVRNHDIVGGLDLMATFASVAGLALPTKDREGEPIYFDSYDMTPLLTGKGKCERNEWFYFTENELTPGAARVGNYKALFNLRGDDGQPTGGLAVDSNLGWKGAEKYVATVPQVFDLWADPQERYDIFMNNFTERTWIMVTISASIKDLMKTYVKYPPRKLQSETYTGPITISNYQRFMYVREALEQEGIGIPLPTGN
- a CDS encoding PKD domain-containing protein; the encoded protein is MKAGARSLQNHLHLERLEPRAMLAGDGLLGEYFDDGANNAHLVNPAGTHVDPVIDFGDASGGAFSVSAGGRVEADSNFSIRWTGWVLVDQAGSWQFKTLSNDGVRLWVDNVGQADTPIIDRWNNHAVATDTANITLTAGWHPLRLEYYQQNASTAIELRYSGPGRSEVIIPQDHLSSTEPNANPAPVVDAGPNRNLVLPENLAELDGSASDDGQIVALLWTQLSGPNTATISDGDTEDAAVSDLVEGTYVFQLKATDDLGQMSTDTVSVTVVDPNLAPVVDAGPNRTVLLPDSGAMLDGTASDDGSIASYAWTQISGPNTAAISGADAEDATLSGLVQGTYVFQLKATDNLGKMASDTVSVHVVDPNNTGVITGDLMTWHNVTITFDGPETSETAANNPFLNYRLDVTFTHTASGKQLVVPGYYAADGNAANSHATSGNKWRVHFAPSEVGEWTYTASFRSGANVAVNDNPLAGASAGFFDGFGGTLNISQTDKTGLDNRGRGTLEYVGERYLKFAGTGEYFLKQGADAPENLLAYADFDGGFASDGQRDDLVKDWAPHVADWQPGDPAWDSEHDADSVADDGKGLIGAINYLASEGQNAFSFLTMNIGGDDKNVFPYLQYDNSAGGANRLQLDVSKLDQWEIVFTHGDTKGMFLHFKTLETENELLLDGGNLGVQRKLYYRELIARFSHHLALNWNLGEEINNASTAQKQSWANYFYENDPYHHLVVIHNGSNHYDLLGPYDAMAGTGSQVTGFSLQTSSADFSDTFTKVTNYLTRSADAGKQWPVALDEPGDAQHALRPDNDAGTSQVDGRKNALWGTLMAGGWGNEWYFGYAHNNSDLTLNDFRSRDQWWDVTRYALEFFNNNDIPFWEMNNDNALSSNTDDYAFVKPGDTYVVYLKNGGTTNLNLSGQTGVFQVQWYDPRSGGALQNGSVQMVTGGGQRALGTAPNSAGEDWAILVSRPDLPGDYDHSGTVDAQDYTVWRTDFGRSDKLDADGNQDGVVDAADYSVWRDNLGQTVLALAASAAEAPAPALSIVSEPVSEPDPLAGFVASPLGEPSASAAGAIASTSPAAQDAALARPVYETDGKRVDIPAPAAAASQPTADRPDDDPLWLAGVDGALELFGSRFGFDL